In Mycobacterium sp. ITM-2016-00317, the genomic window GCCACACCGAGGCCGCCGTCGACCTGGCCCGGCTGGCCGGCCTGCAGCCTGCGGGCGCGATCTGCGAGATCGTCAGCCAGAAGGACGAAGGCGCGATGGCGCAGACCGACGAGCTGCGGATCTTCGCCGACGAGCACGGCCTCGCGCTGATCTCCATCGCGGACCTGATCGAGTGGCGCCGCAAGCACGAGAAGCACATCGCGCGGATCGCCGAGGCGCGCATCCCGACCCGCCACGGTGAGTTCCGCGCGGTCGGCTACAGCAGCATCTACGAGGATGTCGAGCACGTGGCCCTGGTCAAGGGCGACATCTCGGGTCCGCACGGCGACGGGCACGACGTGTTGGTGCGCGTGCACTCGGAGTGCCTGACCGGCGACGTGTTCGGGTCCCGGCGCTGCGACTGCGGACCTCAGCTGGACGCCGCGCTGGCGATGGTGGCCCGGGAGGGCCGCGGCGTGGTGCTGTACATGCGCGGGCACGAGGGCCGCGGCATCGGGCTGATGCACAAACTGCAGGCCTATCAGCTGCAGGACGCCGGCGACGACACCGTCGACGCCAACCTCAAGCTCGGGTTGCCCGCCGACGCCCGCGACTACGGCATCGGGGCGCAGATCCTCGTCGATCTCGGTGTGCGGTCGATGCGGCTGCTGACCAACAACCCGGCCAAGCGGGTCGGGCTGGACGGTTACGGGCTGCACATCATCGAGCGGGTGCCGCTCCCGGTGCGCGCCAACGCCGAGAACATCCGCTACCTGATGACCAAGCGGGACCGCATGGGCCACGACCTCGTCGGCCTGGAGGATTTCGACGAAGCCGTCCCCGGCGAGTTCGGTGGGGCGGTATGAGTCCGGCCCACGGTGTCCCCGATCTGCCCACCCTCGACGCCGGTGACCTGAAGCTGGGCATCGTCGCGAGCACCTGGCACGAGACGATCTGCGACGCGCTGCTCGACGGCGCCCGCAAGGTCGCCGCCGACGCAGGCATCGACAACCCGACCGTGGTCCGGGTGCTCGGTGCGATCGAGATCCCGGTGGTCGCGCAGGCGCTGGCCCGCGACCACGACGCGGTCGTCGCGCTCGGCGTGGTGATCCGCGGTCAGACACCGCATTTCGACTACGTGTGCGACGCGGTGACCCAGGGCCTGACCCGGGTGTCGCTGGACGCGTCCACGCCCGTGGCCAACGGCGTACTGACCACCGACAACGAAGACCAGGCACTGGACCGGGCCGGGCTGCCGCACTCCACCGAGGACAAGGGCGCGCAGGCTGCGGCCGCCGCGGTGTCGACGGCGCTGACGCTGCGCCGGCTGAGATCGGATTCATGAACACGCGGGCCGGGGACCACTGGGATCTGGTCGTCAAGCCGCATCTGACGCCGTACTTCGCCTACGGGGCGGCGGTGGTGATCGTCGCCGCGCACGTCGTGGTCGGCGCACTGCTCAAGGTGGGCTCCACCGGTGTGGTCTTCCGCACCTGGGACCAGGTGGCGATCGCGATGGTGGGCGTGGTGATCGCCGTGTTCGTGTCGCTGTTCGCGCGGCCCCGAATGCGTATCGGCCCCTCTGGTGTCGCGGTGCGAAACCTGTTCGGCTACCGGCTGTTCCCGTGGGACGAGGTGGTCGACGTGTCGTTCCACGAGGGAGCGCGCTGGGCCAGGCTGGACCTGCCCGACGACGAGTACGTCCCGGTGATGGCCATCCAGGCGGTCGACAAGGGCCGCGCGGTCGACGCGATGGAACAGGTGCGCACGCTGCTGCGGCGCTACCAGAGCCGCCAACCGGGCATCAATTCACGTCACCCATGACCAGGCCCTCGCGGCGCGGGTCGGCTCCGCCCACCCAGCCGGCGTCGGACCGGACGATCGCCGAGAGCCCGCTGGACTGATCGGCGAGGTCCACCTTGTGGCCCAGCTCGCGCAGCCCTTTCACCAACGGGTCGTCGGCGCCGTCATCGGCGGTGTCGATCACCGGATGTTCGCCGCCCACGTTGGTCTCGGGGGAGTTGTCCGCGCCGAAGTCGACCATCGACACCGCCTGCTGCGGGTCCAGGCCCCAGTCGAGCATCCCTACCACCGTTTTGACCACGAACTGGATGATCGTCGAACCGCCCGGTGAACCGGTGACCCCGAACAATCGGCGGCCGTCGGGACCCTCGTCGAAGATCAGCGTGGGCGCCATCGTGCTGCGCGGCCGCTTGCCCGGCTCGACCCGGTTCGCCACCGGCGCCCCGTCGGGACCCGCGGGCTCGGCCGAGAAGTCGGTCAGCTGGTTGTTGAGCAGGAACCCGTCGACCATGTGGAACGACCCGAACGCGGACTCGACCGTGGTGGTCAGCGATGCGGCGTTGCCCTGCCGGTCGACCACGCTGATGTGGCTGGTGCCGTGCTCGGGCACCGGGGCGACCGGCGCGGTCGGCGGCCCGAACTCGCCCGGTTGCGCAGTGCCCATGCTGCGCTCCGGGGAGATCAGCGCGGCCCGGCCGGCCAGGTACTCGCTGGCCAGCAACGTCTGGGGAGTTCCCCCGGGTAGCGCCACAAACGCGGTGTCGGCGACGTAGCGGTCCCGGTCGGCGTAGGCCAGCCGTTCGGCCTCGGAGATCAGGTGCACGCCGGTCACCGACGGGCGTCCGCCGTTGAGGTCCACGTCGGTGGGGCCGTACCGGTCCATCGGGAAGCGCTCCAGCATGCCGAGGGTGGCCGCCACGGCGATCCCGCCCGACGACGGGGGCGGCATGCCGCAGATCTCCCGGCCCCGGTAGGTCGTGCACAGCGGGTCCCGCCGTACCGCGGTGTAGCCGCTCAGATCGTCGAGGGTCACTAGGCCGGGGGTGCGCCCGCCGGACGGGTCGGCGGCGGCGGCGACGATGTCGCGGGCGATCTGGCCGGTGTAGAACGCGTTCGGGTCGGTCGCAACGGCGCCCAACGTCTTCGCGTAGGCCGGATTGATCAGCGTGGTGCCGACCCCTTTCGGGCTGCCGTCGGGCTCCAGGAAGTACGCGGCGGCCTCCTCGTCGAGGCGCAGCCGCGGGGCCGCGTCGGCGATCGCGGTGGCCAGCCGGCCGCTGATCTCGAAGCCGTCGTCGGCCAGCGTGACGGCGGGCGCGAACAGGTCCAGCCACGGCCTGCCGCCGTGCTCGGCGTGCACGTCGGCCAGCATCCGCACGATCCCGGGCACGCCGATCGAGCGGCCGGAGGCGCGGGCGTCGGGCTGGGGCTCGGTGCGGTCGGTGTCCGACACCCAGCGCAGGTAGTTCTCGGTCGCCGCCGCCGGGGCGACCTCGCGTCCGTCGTAGGCCTGCACCGTGCCTGTACCGGCGTCGTAGTAGAGCAGGAACCCGCCGCCGCCGATGCCCGAGGACTGCGGCTCCACCAGGCCGAGCACCGTCTGGGCGGTGACGAGCGCGTCGGCCGCGCTGCCTCCGTCCCGCAGCACCTCGCACGCCGCGCGGGTGGCCAGTGGGTTCGCCGTGACGACGGCGTAGCGCTGGGTGTGCACCGCGGTCATGTCGCGCCGGTAGCCGCTCGCGGTCTCCGGGTCCGACGCGTCACCGGCACCGGCACCGCCCTCCGGTGTGCCGTTGGTCACGATGTCGCAGGGGGCCGGCGGCGCGGCCGGGGTCTGCGACCCCGCCGAACAACCGGCGACGACGAGCAAGGGCCCCAGAAGAGAGGCCATTAGCAGGCGGGCGGGCCGCGTCGGTGCCACGGGAGTGCCTCTACCCGGTCGGAGCCCGGCAGTAACCTGGGACCGTGCCCGATCCAGCGACGTACCGACCCGCTCCGGGGTCGATACCCGTCGAACCGGGGGTGTACAGGTTCCGCGACCCGCACGGCCGGGTGATCTACGTCGGCAAGGCCAAGAGCCTGCGCAGCCGGCTGAACTCGTACTTCGCGGATCTGTCGGGCCTGGCCCCGCGGACCCGCCAGATGGTGATGACCGCGGCCAGCGTCGAGTGGACGGTGGTCAACACCGAGGTCGAGGCGCTGCAGCTGGAATACAACTGGATCAAGGAGTTCGATCCGCGGTTCAACATCCGCTACCGCGACGACAAGTCCTATCCGGTGCTCGCCGTGACCCTCAACGAGGAGTACCCGCGGCTCAAGGTCTACCGCGGGCCGCGCCGCAAAGGGGTGCGCTATTTCGGCCCGTACTCGCACGCCTGGGCGATCCGCGAGACGCTCGACCTGTTGACCCGGGTGTTCCCGGCCCGCACCTGCTCCAACGGAGTTTTTAAGCGGCACAGCCAGATTGACCGGCCATGCCTGCTCGGCTACATCGACAAGTGTGCCGCGCCGTGCGTGGGCCGGGTCAGCGCCGAGGAGCACCGGCGCATCGTGATGGACTTCTGCGACTTCCTGGCAGGCAAGACCGACCGGCTGATCCGGGAGATGGAACAGCAGATGAACGCCGCGGCCGAGGCATTGGACTTCGAGCGGGCGGCCCGGTTGCGCGACAACATCGGTGCCATGCGCCGGGCGATGGAGAAGCAGACGGTGGTGCTCGGCGACGGCACCGACGCCGACGTCGTCGCGTTCGCCGACGATGAACTCGAGGCGGCCGTGCAGGTGTTCCACGTGCGCGGCGGACGGGTGCGCGGCCAGCGCGGCTGGATCATCGAAAAGTCCGGCGAGCCGGGCGAATCCACGCTGGAATACCTCGTCGAGCAATTCCTCACCCAGTTCTACGGCGACCAGGCCGAACTCGGCGGCGCCAGCGACGCCGGCGGGGACGAGGCGACCACGCCGGTGCCCAAGCAGGTGCTGGTGCCGGTGCTGCCCGACAGCGCCGACGAACTGGAGACCTGGCTGTCGCAGCTGCGCGGCTCCCGCGTCGCGCTGCGGGTCCCTCAGCGCGGCGACAAACGGGCGCTGGCCGAGACGGTCAAGCGCAACGCCGAAGGTGCGCTGAACCAGCACAAACTCAAGCGCGCCGGCGACTTCACCGCCAGAAGCGCTGCGCTGCAGAGCATTCAGGACGCACTGGGGCTGGCAGAGGCTCCGCTGCGCATCGAGTGCGTCGACATCAGCCATGTGCAGGGCACCGACGTGGTGGCCTCGCTGGTGGTGTTCGAGGACGGGTTGCCGCGCAAGTCCGACTACCGGCACTTCGCGATCCGGGAAGCCGCCGGGGACGGCCGGTCCGACGACGTAGCCTCGATCGCCGAGGTGACGCGGCGGCGGTTTCACCGCCACCTCAAGGAGACCCCGCAGCCCGGCGACATGGTGGCCGAGGGAAGATCGCGCCGCTTTGCCTACCCGCCCAACCTGTTCGTGGTGGACGGCGGCGCGCCGCAGGTCAACGCCGCGGCCGCGGTGCTCGAGGAACTCGGCATCACCGACGTCGCGGTGATCGGGCTGGCCAAGCGGCTCGAAGAGGTGTGGGTGCCCTCGGAGCCGGACCCGGTGATCATGCCCCGCAACAGCGACGGCCTGTACCTGCTGCAGCGGGTCCGCGACGAGGCGCACCGGTTCGCGATCTCCTACCATCGCAGCAAACGCTCGAAGCGGATGACGGCGTCGGCGCTGGATTCGGTGCGCGGGCTCGGCGAGCATCGCCGCAAGGCCCTCGTCACCCATTTCGGGTCGCTGGCCAGAATCAAGCAGGCCGGGATCGACGAGATCACCGCGGTTCCGGGCATCGGCGCGGCGACCGCGCGGGCCGTGCTCGAAGCGCTCGGCGCCGACGTCCCACCGGCTGCCGCCGCCGATTCCGGCGCGCCGACCACGGATATCGGCAATGATCAGAGCAGGGTATCGGGATGACAGAGCAGGGCATGCACGAGGAACTGCGTGGAGGCACCGGACGCGCCGGTGACGAAGAGGGCTTCGAGCCGGCCGCCGAGAACGGGATCGACGTCGTCCTCGTCACCGGTCTGTCCGGCGCCGGGCGGGGCACCGCGGCCAAGGTGCTGGAAGATCTCGGCTGGTACGTGGCCGACAATCTGCCGCCGGAGTTGATCGCGCGGATGGTCGACTTCGGGCTGGCCGCGGGCTCGCGGATCACCCAGCTCGCGATCGTGATGGACGTGCGTTCCCGCGGCTTCACCGGGGACCTGGACTGGGTGCGCAGCGAACTGGGCACGCGCGGCATCGTGCCGCGGGTGCTGTTCCTGGAGGCCTCCGACGACATCCTGGTCCGCCGCTACGAGCAGAACCGGCGCAGCCACCCGTTGCAGGGCAACCAGACCCTGGCCGAG contains:
- a CDS encoding gamma-glutamyltransferase family protein encodes the protein MASLLGPLLVVAGCSAGSQTPAAPPAPCDIVTNGTPEGGAGAGDASDPETASGYRRDMTAVHTQRYAVVTANPLATRAACEVLRDGGSAADALVTAQTVLGLVEPQSSGIGGGGFLLYYDAGTGTVQAYDGREVAPAAATENYLRWVSDTDRTEPQPDARASGRSIGVPGIVRMLADVHAEHGGRPWLDLFAPAVTLADDGFEISGRLATAIADAAPRLRLDEEAAAYFLEPDGSPKGVGTTLINPAYAKTLGAVATDPNAFYTGQIARDIVAAAADPSGGRTPGLVTLDDLSGYTAVRRDPLCTTYRGREICGMPPPSSGGIAVAATLGMLERFPMDRYGPTDVDLNGGRPSVTGVHLISEAERLAYADRDRYVADTAFVALPGGTPQTLLASEYLAGRAALISPERSMGTAQPGEFGPPTAPVAPVPEHGTSHISVVDRQGNAASLTTTVESAFGSFHMVDGFLLNNQLTDFSAEPAGPDGAPVANRVEPGKRPRSTMAPTLIFDEGPDGRRLFGVTGSPGGSTIIQFVVKTVVGMLDWGLDPQQAVSMVDFGADNSPETNVGGEHPVIDTADDGADDPLVKGLRELGHKVDLADQSSGLSAIVRSDAGWVGGADPRREGLVMGDVN
- a CDS encoding PH domain-containing protein — translated: MNTRAGDHWDLVVKPHLTPYFAYGAAVVIVAAHVVVGALLKVGSTGVVFRTWDQVAIAMVGVVIAVFVSLFARPRMRIGPSGVAVRNLFGYRLFPWDEVVDVSFHEGARWARLDLPDDEYVPVMAIQAVDKGRAVDAMEQVRTLLRRYQSRQPGINSRHP
- the uvrC gene encoding excinuclease ABC subunit UvrC, whose protein sequence is MPDPATYRPAPGSIPVEPGVYRFRDPHGRVIYVGKAKSLRSRLNSYFADLSGLAPRTRQMVMTAASVEWTVVNTEVEALQLEYNWIKEFDPRFNIRYRDDKSYPVLAVTLNEEYPRLKVYRGPRRKGVRYFGPYSHAWAIRETLDLLTRVFPARTCSNGVFKRHSQIDRPCLLGYIDKCAAPCVGRVSAEEHRRIVMDFCDFLAGKTDRLIREMEQQMNAAAEALDFERAARLRDNIGAMRRAMEKQTVVLGDGTDADVVAFADDELEAAVQVFHVRGGRVRGQRGWIIEKSGEPGESTLEYLVEQFLTQFYGDQAELGGASDAGGDEATTPVPKQVLVPVLPDSADELETWLSQLRGSRVALRVPQRGDKRALAETVKRNAEGALNQHKLKRAGDFTARSAALQSIQDALGLAEAPLRIECVDISHVQGTDVVASLVVFEDGLPRKSDYRHFAIREAAGDGRSDDVASIAEVTRRRFHRHLKETPQPGDMVAEGRSRRFAYPPNLFVVDGGAPQVNAAAAVLEELGITDVAVIGLAKRLEEVWVPSEPDPVIMPRNSDGLYLLQRVRDEAHRFAISYHRSKRSKRMTASALDSVRGLGEHRRKALVTHFGSLARIKQAGIDEITAVPGIGAATARAVLEALGADVPPAAAADSGAPTTDIGNDQSRVSG
- the ribH gene encoding 6,7-dimethyl-8-ribityllumazine synthase — protein: MSPAHGVPDLPTLDAGDLKLGIVASTWHETICDALLDGARKVAADAGIDNPTVVRVLGAIEIPVVAQALARDHDAVVALGVVIRGQTPHFDYVCDAVTQGLTRVSLDASTPVANGVLTTDNEDQALDRAGLPHSTEDKGAQAAAAAVSTALTLRRLRSDS
- a CDS encoding bifunctional 3,4-dihydroxy-2-butanone-4-phosphate synthase/GTP cyclohydrolase II, whose product is MTRLDSVERALADIAAGKAVVVIDDEDRENEGDLIFAAEKATPELVAFMVRYTSGYLCVPLDGDICDRLGLLPMYAVNQDKHGTAYTVTVDAKKGVGTGISAMDRATTMRLLADPEAVADDFTKPGHVVPLRAKDGGVLRRPGHTEAAVDLARLAGLQPAGAICEIVSQKDEGAMAQTDELRIFADEHGLALISIADLIEWRRKHEKHIARIAEARIPTRHGEFRAVGYSSIYEDVEHVALVKGDISGPHGDGHDVLVRVHSECLTGDVFGSRRCDCGPQLDAALAMVAREGRGVVLYMRGHEGRGIGLMHKLQAYQLQDAGDDTVDANLKLGLPADARDYGIGAQILVDLGVRSMRLLTNNPAKRVGLDGYGLHIIERVPLPVRANAENIRYLMTKRDRMGHDLVGLEDFDEAVPGEFGGAV